Genomic segment of Arachis stenosperma cultivar V10309 chromosome 4, arast.V10309.gnm1.PFL2, whole genome shotgun sequence:
accaaaaaatATATGCCAATTTCCAAAATGCCTTTGACGAAAAAGCATTTAACCAAAATTGTATAAATGAAAGCTAAATTTTCAACATACCCTTCTTGTGTGAAGCCTGTGGGCTTTTTCCCTAGGACGGAAGACATTATATGGGTTGGTGTCATTAGAAGGTGGAGGGGGCTGCACAGAAATGCAGTCAATCTTGTCAAACTTCAACAACATGCTTGTCTAGTAACTTTACGCCAACAAGTAAATGGAGCTAGAACAGAGAAATATTTTGAAGACAATACATCCAGGAAAAAAGCTTGAGAAGGGAGCATAAGCCCCTATTTACAAGGGAGAAAAAAATAGACATTGTATTTAATGAACTTGAAAACTTGTTATTGGGAAATCGCTTACATGTTTCAAACAAGGGATCACATATTAAATTCACACATAAAAATGTTGATGACATGGCTAGTTATAGGGAGGGAGAAAggctgaaaaaaaaaatgcattcTAAAACAAATTAGCCAAGAGATTTCCTGCTGAATAAAGCAGCACAATTGAGAAATCACAAATCCAACAAATTTATCATAAGTTTAGCTCGAAATGCATCTATATTAAAACAGATCAGCAATAGAATAAATTGATTGTAACGTGCTGAAAACCAACCTGCAAACGTCGCAAAATTGGCTTTTGCCACCTTTCTCGCTGCATCCAAAAGAATACAgcaaataagaaaagaaagataacAAGACATCAATATTTCGTAATTCTGACTAACAATTGGAAGGAACCAGTGTATGGTTGATAGTATAGTTAGAGTAAACACCAACAAGAATGAATGAAAGAGACCCTATATAACAGTCTCCAACTCCTTAATGAAACTATAACAAGCATAAGCCCATATATTAGTCAAGTTGCCTTGATATACCCCCTCCTTCCATCAATGCTCCACATGCAGTCATGTGAAAGTTAATAAACACCACACCATGGATGGTACAATATCCAGAATCCTCGATGAAGAGAAATTGGAAGTCATCCAGAAAATAAAGTTGACATATAAGAGGAGACATTTCACTCATTATTGATGGTCTATGGATATTAGCATACCTTCTCTTTCCAGTAATCATATACTGATTCAATAACTGTATATTTTGACTGAGCTTGTAGGGCCTAAAATGTACAAAAAGAATTCTCAATCAGCCACAAATCTAAATTGTAAAAAAGAAATATCTTTTTCATACTATAATTATAAGAAATACatttaagaaaaattaagaTGCATTGTCAACCATTCCAATCAAAGGTAACGTAAATAAGGAAATCCTTATAAACAACAAACATTAATTGAAcaagaaaaatcaataaaatgtttaattttttaaacaataaaaatgtACGATCACTTCTGTTAGTTTGATATTTCTACAGGAAAGGCAAATCTATTAACAAGAAGAGagataaaaagtaaaataaagtaaaataaaaggGACAGAAACATAAAACCATTGTTAGCATAGATtgtaataataacaataaaaataaacaatgGAATCAAGATATAATTTGACCTCAATAGCACCATCAAGCCGTAGTAGCACCGGAATTGGTGAACCAAGAGTAGGTGTTATAACTCCAGCCCTTTCACGAGCCTTATGATCCAATACCTCCAGCTTGAAAATAAGAGCCTCAAACCTATTTACCAGGCATTAAATGAAGACCAGAACTTGCAcccggaaaaaaaaaaaaaaggagcacTAAAGAAAAAGAGGAAACATCATATATTATTTACACCTAATACTAATATTACAAGATTTATGAAAAGATTAGTCACAAGTATGTGTGTTCCAAGAAACGTATATTGTAACAGGAGTGATAGTTAAGCGATTCGATCAAGCCATGATCAATAGTGTCAACTTGATTTCAAGCAACCAGGACAAACTCCTGAcaaggaaaaataaatagaaagaataCAATGATAAAACCTATTAAAAGGATTAACCCCCTACCAACCAAAAAATTGACAAATTAATTGACACCAATCAATCCAGAAGACAGTCTAAAGGTTTACATTTCAGGCATCAGAATCTTCTTTTCCTTGTTAAACTCAAAAAGCCAGTCCTCATCTTCATTGTCCAAGTCATACTCAACAAACTCTCCAATCTCAGCCCGAGCTGCAAAAGGACAAGGAATTTCAGTACAACAGTGGAGTTTTCAAATTCTGAAATACTTTGGCAGAAAATTCTATCTAGTGGTACTGGCCAAACCTCCTCTTGCCCGCAAGTAAGAATTTGGTTGAGCAAAAGTGCAAGAATAGTCCCTTTCATATGTATCCACAACAACAAACTGAGGAGTAGGGATTTCAGAGGCCACTCTCCTGCTGGGAACAGGATGTACCTAAGAGAAAATCAGTAGATGTTACTGATATACCCGATCTCGCCAGCTTTGCAATTTGACCAAACATTATCATCAAATTTTAACTAAGTACATTCATATTAGAAGGTTGCTAATATGACACTATTCTATTGTTCCATAACAAGCACATATTAGCGTGTTGCTTTATTGATTTTCCTTTCAAAAGGGGAGCAGAGTAATCCATGATTAATTGTTGAATATTTGAAATTCTAGCTATCTACACAACAGTTGTTACTAATTTCATTGATGCTATTGATATATTCAAACACAGTAATGGATTAAACAGGTAAATGTAATACAATAACAAACCACTATAAATCACGAAAGAACCCCCTTCCCCCCTTCCAGCACACACACACcccctccttctctttctttttgttcAAGGTAAGGCGACCATACCTCATGCTCAACCTCAGTAGCAATTCGCAGCAACTGCGAATTACGAGTAGAAGTAGGTGCCTCGTCATCTTCGAAGTCCTTAACAGACTTAACAATGGGGAGCTTCTTGTGGATGTCAAGTGGCCGGGGCCTGAAAGACAACCTAGTCATTTTTCTGATTATTAATTATTCCTCCAATCCTATACAATGTTTCATGCCAACACCTTCATATATGTATCCCTGTGTTACAAAACAAAAGTAACATAAGTCTTAAACCCAGTGGCAACTAAAAGACCATAGCATGCCCAGTGAGGAATCCAGCAAATTTTGCCAGTGAGcgcaaaatatatataatataataatacttTTTATAATTGTACTGTGGtattataaaatatgattattcctcaaattatttaacgaacaaattaaaacaataaaataataacaaataatttaaaattccaTTCTTCTGGGTttcatattttgaaaagattgaATAATCTTTTCATTGTCAATACAATCAAATATTTCTCTTTCTATATATGTCACTAAACAATCATTTAAAAGtacattataaaattataaataaaaaattaacaaacatatgtcattcaaattaatttccaacaacaacaactaatAATATCCTAAATTCCTAATTAAAAATAAGTCAATacacaaaaataattaacaaacaGATTAATGGAACCAAACTAGCAATTACATAGATAGAACAAATTCAATCACAATTAACAAACTAATGAATGCAATTATCAAACAATGAAGCAAATTAGCAATGAAGCAAGCAGATCAGTGATTCAGTATTTCAGAATTTCAGTGAATCATGAATGTACCAAGAGTCCAAGGAGGCAGACTTTCAGTATTTCAGACTTTCAGTTTCAGTATTGCTTTATTGCTTCACTGGGCTGAACTGCTGAACTCCAGGAGGCAGAACACAGCAGCGGCACCTAGGCCCAGTGGCAGCAGGACTGCAGGACGAAGGCTGAACTGCTGAAGACTGAAGAGCAGGGACGGATCGCAGAAAAAGAAGGCAGAACCAGGAGCTGAAGAGGAACGCAGAAACAGAGTACCAGATAACCAGTGAGGCAGTGACAAACGCTGAAGAATAAGGTAGAACCAGACACGGAAGGAATGCAGCGGCAGAACCACACAGCCAGTGATGCGGAAGAAGAAGGAAGATTCAGACGGCAATGCAAGGAGAATTAACAGTGACGGAGCCACGCGGGAGAAACGCTGAATGGGGGGCAGCGCCGGCGGCGACAGTGAGCCAGTGACACCGGTGGAGTACCGGCACTGGCGACAGTAACTCTGGAGGGCGGAGGCTGGAGCAGAGGCAGAAAATTGGAAAAGGGAAGAAAGAGAAGGGTTAGGGATTTGGGGGGTGGGGTCAAAATTAATTAGGTAGTGGGGTAAATAAAGTATATCACACTAAGCACTACTCActactttttaaaatttcacTGGGGGCTGAAGAGTACATCCGTCCCTGCTGTTGAGTGTTGATCAACCCAATCATAATTGCATAAGAACATAACCTTCTAAAAGGAAGGGGTTTTTTTACAtttgcaaaagaaaaataatcttgattaattcaaaataattaacatTTATGTTAGCTCCTCCTCaataaatcaaagagatcttattAAATGTTGGTGGGGATGTGGTTCTGTAATCTAAAGGTATTTGCACTTAATCTTCTAAAAGCAACAGCAAATAACTGGGAAATAGAAACACACAGTAAGCTCCTAAACCAAAcacattaaataattaaaagacacacaatcaaaattcaaatgtCAAAGCACTCAATTAGATGATGTATCCTCTGTCAGCAAAAAACAATCAAATAATACACATAAGCATTGCATTCATGGCCTTAACTTAATAATGCAAGTGTCAAACACCAAACAtcattctaaaaaaataataaataaaataaaattgcactGCCTCATCAAAATCAGCACTTGCATATTCAAACAATAATTCAAAACAACAAGGAATAGATATTAAttgactttttaaaaaaaaaacataaaattggGGCAGGAAAAAGCAACGACAAACACGGAGAAGAAGAAAACACCAAAGGTTCGATTTGACTCACCGGAAGAAATAGATTGGCGGGAACTTTATCCGATTCCGTCAATCTCAGATGTTTTATCACTCAGTGTGTTTTTCGGTAAACCCTAATTTGATCCCCTATCAGAACATCTGCACAAAAAGCtccatttttgtttttcattttcttcagctctttttcttttttttttttttttttttggttccTGTCGGGTGGATCTCTTTCGATTGGACTCATCATACGATTATGGGCTTCTAATGCTTCAACTTACTTTTTTTTGGGCTCACATATTTTTTGTGTGGATCACTATAAAGCATCCACtcaaatcacaaaaaaaaaaaagcttccACTCAAATCCAACTACCAGTCCACAGATGAGCCTTAACTCAAGTGGCATATGTTCTCCTTTTTTACCAAGAGGTCTCGGGTTCGAGTCTCATCTAGTgcttgacaaaaaaaaaagggatatCATGTGTGTGAGTGTGGTGTGAGGGAGTGTGCAACCTAAGATTGGGGATTGTCCAATCCATCGACAATCATTTGAATTTGATAAACTATAATGCACGATTTACAGATATACAAGGGAAATAGAGGGAGAATCTCAATACTCAAATCAAGTAATAAAGCATGGATAGTGAAAGCAGTACCACTAACCTTCGACGGAGACACGGACGGCAACCGGCGAGACGACGGCAAACGACGACCCGACGGCGAGCCAGCAAGGATAAGGACGACGTGCCGAGCTACCTGGGTTCCGGTCGGGAcagggggaagaagaagaagcggaGGCGCCGGGAACCTGTGGACGGCGGCAACAAAGAACCTAGGGCTAGGATTTTGTGTTTGGTACCTTGCTTTGTTTCAGAGGGGGTGTTGGGGGAAGGGGGTGCTGACTACTGAGTTGCAAACGGGTTTTTTTTGTCTAAACACAAAACGGTGTCATTTTTTATAACCGGTCGGTTATCAACTCTGTTTTCGGCCGGTTCAGTAATTTCTGAGCGGTTCGTCATTCAACAGTTATAAGCAGTAGATTGGACCATTTTCATGGTGGATTTTCAGTTGGACTAGTTCGACCGTGGATCTGGTCCAATTTTTATAACTATGactattataattaaaaaaataattttaacaaaattttcgATTTATGTGTATAAGAATCTATTTGTTGGTGGCAAATCTTTAAATAGaactcaaatttttaatatttgaccTGTTGGGGTTGAGAGATATTgtgaaaaaaattatgaatatcttaataattatattatgtaAATATCAAATATCAGTCAttcgtataaaatatatattaaaatataaaatatgcataaaaaataaataaattacatatgtatttatacataaatatatgatatataaatgactattttttattttcatctaGGATTTTGTTTTGCAAATTTTGATTATCAAATGTTAGTAATATTTAACTATCTTgtgttaaataaataaatgagtTGATCGTAAAGTTAAGACAACAACATTTACCAAATGGATAAGTTTATAGCTCCTATTATTGCATTGCTTTCTCGAAGGGAAAATTCCCAGAAAAGTTTCATTTTGTTTGACTGGAAATAAAATTGATGTGACTATATATGCAACGTAGACACAGTTTGGTGATACATAAACTACACCTTACAGgtcaaatattattttaaaaaaaataacaacctagctcataattaatgaaaaataatatatatgtcACATTCAAGAATAGCAATGCAAGTTGCAGATAGGAAAATGGCTCCTAAACTAAAGAACAAATGGCTGGGAATGGTACAGCCACTAACCACTTCCAATGGTTTCATAAATCATCAATCAACGTCACGTTTTCCATATGATTGAGTCAAATTGAGCTCATATATCTTTGTCAATACCAACTATATCCCACTTAAATGGTTGAGATCCAtgacatctttttttttttttctattttactATAAATAATGGACTTGAGATGCAAACCAATTTAGGTAGATGGAGTGGTTAgctcactcgtccgcttaagcaagtgtcaGGGGTTTGAATCTCGCATTGTGCATGCAGCAATTTATTGGTCAATTACAGATTCTTAGATGGAGTACAAATCTGTAACGGATTAGTCTTTAACCTATTGAATTGAAAGTTgtcgtgaaaaaaaaaaaaaaaaagacttgaGACGCATGGTTATTCTCTGTGACTTTATATATTATGTTCATGCCTAATAGTATTAAGttgtatttaatttaatttgttacaTAAACATTGGTGGGTCAAATAATAAGAAAGTTTGTTATGATATCGCATCGTAGCTTGACTGGTATATATGATGCTGTCATTAGAGATTTATTAATACTCCTATTGAGAATCTTATATTATATAGttagttattatttataaaCACTAATCAGTAAAAATGATAACAATCTATAAGCTAAGCTCCCAACTAATCTGGGCATGGGTGTGTGTGAGTGCTACCTTAGCTTGGCAAAAGCCATGTTATTGTCGGCAGAAGATTGCATATGAAAATAATAGACTTCCATTTCATTCAGATCCGTTGATGGGACCTACTTCATGATCTCACTTTTCTTTCTCTTGTAAAATGtctgttttataataaaattttaggtgtaattatttttatgcgaagttattaattaaaaattattaaataataatttaaataaatattttaaaataaaaaattatttagatacaaatatttaaaatatttttttaaagatattttttaacaattaaaattatatatatatatatatatatatataattgtcgTGCTATTTCTGTTAAAATTATAtcagacaaattaatttgatcAAAAAAATCAGTGAATCAaatcttaaattaatttaaattaattttttttattaaaaataactataataattttattataaaaaatgactaaaatatttatattatatatattaattttaaaatcttaaattctaaTTCTTAAAAGGTTAGTTCAcatggatttttttattttaatttatttgatctaattttgataaaaaatataatttaattaattatatatattaaattttaataattaaaaaatatctttaaaaaaatattttaaacatctTCATTTAaataattctttttaaaatatctaataatttttaattaataatttcacGTAAAATAAGTGAATATCTTCTTTGTGTTACATGTAATTTGTAGTTTTTTACGGTTAATTTATTTAGAGTATATACTTATTTTGGTCCTCTAAGAATTTCAGACTAGACACTTTAGTttctaactaaaattaattattcgatTGGTCTCTAACAATTAATTCTGTTAGTCACTTAGGTCCTTTACTCCGTTAACTCTAACGGATGACAAAATAGTCTGTGACAACTCTAATAGGAAACAAAATGGTCCATGATCTCCTATGTTCGGAAACGACACTGTTTTCTTCCAATTTTCATCATATCTTGCATAACACTAACAGTCTAATACTGTAACTTCAAGCTACACAATGCACACTCTATAACTTTAATATTCATAAGGAAAaaaaatcttcaagttgttatCAACTCATTCATACTCAGGAAACTAATGACTATGTCTCTCAAATACTTGCCATCTTCGATGGATTCTATAAATTTGGACAGCAAGTCTAATTTGTTAAGACTCGTCGTCGTCGTTGTcatctcccctccttctctaACCTATCATCTCCATGACACCACATTGTCCACCACTCCGATCGCGTCCTTCAACTTCTTATCCGAACCAATGTTAAGTAATCGCTTCAATTTTCATATGAGCGGCAACGACGACATTGCTCGTTGTACTGACAGCTTGGATGCGAGGTCGAAGCTGTCTGCCAACTTTGACTTCGGAAAAAAAGGAATAAAGTACTTGATGTCTATTTCACATATAATATCGAAGGAGAATCTTCTCATGATGTCCTAATGTCCAACAATCTATATTACTTGCTGGAGAGTGGAAAAAGACATGCCCTTGGGTATTTGTGgaacttggtcttgaggatgtcGTGGACGTTGTCGGGGTTAGAAGTGATGTTAACGAAGACGTGGAAGTGGATGTTTTTGGTGGGTGAAGTGCAGAGGAAGTAGATGTACCAGTCACAAAGATTTAGGAAGTGTGTGGTTCATGACATGTTGAGGTAGGTGCGACAAGTGTGGTCATTACACCATGGCTTAATCTTAGAGATAAAGTGGAggaagaaaaaaatggaaaagaagaCTCTGAAAGTGAAGAAGGAGAGTATGAATATTAGagttatgcgagatatgataaaaattgggAAAAAATAGTGTCGTTTTCGAATAAAGGAGTTAGAGATCATTTTGTTAGAGTTGTCAAGAATTATTTTGTCccctattttaaaattttttgaagatGAAAATTGGTATATactcatttatttatttgtatatgatatataataatataaaattatttttcttgtaTACAAGTTAATTCCGGAAAACATTTTGTCATGTGATTAATGTATTGAGGAAGGAACATAAATTTGATGCTGAGAATCACGTGTCGTCTTCATCAGACGTGGCTGTCTCTGTGCCGCTTTCTCGTCTTTGTCGTTCATGGCTATCATAATTTAATTAGTGGAgattgcttctttttcttttttcttctcgtCTCCTTTTCTTGCTCATAGAataatattatttctttttttctttcatttacGAAATCTGCTCTGACAAAAATAAAAGGTATGATAAATAATTTGATGTAGcttcaagaataaataaaatataataatactGAATTGTTTTATTCGTGTGTATGCATCAATACAAGCTTCAACTTCAAACTTGAAAGTCATGGGTATGGGATCCATGGGAACTTGCACGCTGAAAGATCTACcatagttttttttaattaaaagtaagATTTCATTAGCAAATATTATAAGAATAattataaagaataaaaaataacaaatacttacaatatatattaatttgtgTTTAGTTGAGTAAAATATAacaaataactaaaaattataaattttacagTTACAAGAATATATAAATTTGACAGTAtaatttactaattatttataaCTTCTTATGATATTTTTcacttaataaattaaaattatagtaaaatattatttttgtccccaacgtttggggtaaattTTAGAGTTGTCTCTAACATTTTAATCgttctatttaagtccctaacgtttcaaaactaactcaatgttgtcctgtcGTTAGGGAttcgttaacagaattgacggcgggacaaaattgagacgattttgaaatgttagggacttaaataggacgaaaacgtcgggacaaaaataatacatagaaataaattttaattttatcctttagtaatatcaattttttactatgcatagtattcaattattttttaaccacatctaagtaaattacacttaatcatattacttttattttaaataaattaattttttaaatcattttactcttaaagatttttagttatcatgaaatgtttgtaaaataattactatataaacttgtataaaagaaaaaaataatatatatacaataataattatacCTTTTCtctctaatgtatcaaaattctttaaaattataaaaaaataatttatttaaaatgaaagtaatgtgattaagtataatttacttaaatgtaattaaaaataattgaatactatatgtacagtaaaaattaatattattgaaagataaaattaaattaaaattaatttttatgtatcgTTTTTATCACTAatgttttcgtcctatttaagtccctaatgtttcaaaatcgtctcaattttgtcttgccgtcaattctgttaacggatccctaccggcaggacaacattgagtcaattttgaaacgttagagacttaaataggacgattgaaatgTTAGGGATAACTTTGAGACTTATCCCAAACGTTAgagacaaaaacaatactttactcttaaaactaatttattatagatctaaattttttaaaaatttattattaaccaataaattattatataaataaaaaaatttaaatttttaatatttacttaAACATACttgtaaattaataattaattcaagTTCGGTAATTCTCATTCATTTGGGTTTAGGTGGCCTATTTATtgtagtatttttatttatcatgaGAGATTGATGCAACTGTTTAGTGTTtatagagaaaaaaagaaaagaaaaaacttGAGAAAAGTCAACTAAGAATTTAGAAATTCAACGTATACAGAAGAAGGAGGGAGCTTATCATGAAAATGTAATCCCCAATGGGAACTTGACTAACTTGCGCCCTAATTTTGCGGTAGATTTTAATTCCATAATTAAAGtacataaatttatttataaaaagaaaGTTCATAAATAcggaaaataaaaaaacaaaagtgCGTTGTTGAGCATGAAATTTCGTGCTGCGTCAGTTACTGCGAATGAAACACATCTGAAAACGGAGGGAAGAAGAAACAACAAAGAAAGGTAACAGCTTTTGGATTTTCGAAGATAGAATCGCACTCACAACACCGAAAAGGACGCGCCTTTTCCCCTCTTCCCTCTTTCCCAttctccttctcttctcttAATTGCGTGCTCCgtgcttctctctctctctctctctcaatatTCCAATATCCAAATTCCAAATTCCCCAAAGCTCACAAACACTCTTCAAATACCAGCGACCACTCCAATGACAATTCGCAATCACCATTCTCCTCCTTTCCTTtgactctctctctctctctctctgtgtcTTTATTTTTTCAATCTCTGTCTCTGTGTCTCTTCCAATTTGAATTGCAATGGCCAAGGAGATGAAGGACGTTACTA
This window contains:
- the LOC130976985 gene encoding uncharacterized protein LOC130976985, with amino-acid sequence MTRLSFRPRPLDIHKKLPIVKSVKDFEDDEAPTSTRNSQLLRIATEVEHEVHPVPSRRVASEIPTPQFVVVDTYERDYSCTFAQPNSYLRARGARAEIGEFVEYDLDNEDEDWLFEFNKEKKILMPEMFEALIFKLEVLDHKARERAGVITPTLGSPIPVLLRLDGAIEALQAQSKYTVIESVYDYWKEKRERWQKPILRRLQPPPPSNDTNPYNVFRPREKAHRLHTRRMQRRENNVQSFEKLRQVRRNLEQAKSLVQAVIKREEKKREVMDNEVMLQRIQMKYKHETEFLEDSLALSRLAPYSSKFVSSEEEFFESDMMTSHPHSRPSVVQIHPSYDANPAMLPAAFSKQEFRRQHVPQGWPQKLDPLEPVLLFTKPLLPDKLAMAGIVPPSDTLRDNNGVPTRAYKFHGRIGRGGRIIFDRWNPLMQTPIDCGNSYYMPPKPRPSFNM